In Seonamhaeicola sp. S2-3, the genomic window CAAAAGACTCTGTTATGGTAAAACTAAAAGTTACCGACCTAAATGGAATAGGTATTGCTGCAAAAATTTATCCGAAAGAAATGGATTTAATGGATTTCGACTTTGAAAAAAATTATACCGATATTGACGGGAATTGGATTTGGAAAGATAAAAAGGACAATGGATTAAAGTACTTTGTAATTTCAGAGGTTGGATATGCAGAATTTGAATTTGCAATCGATATGGAAAAAAGTCAAGAAATCAACATAGTATTAGCTCCACCAAGTCCAGATTCAATTTCATCAAAAGACTTATTAAAAAAAATCAGAATTGTAGACTCTGATATTCTGGAAATTGACGGAATAAAATTTAAAAGAATAAAATAACTATTGCCAACAATGGTAACCGTTGCACAAGCCCATAATGTATCCTAAAATTATAATTAGAAACCGTCTTTTAAAGGCGGTTTCTGTTTTTATACACTTAAAAACTCTGGTGTTTTAAAAGGCTTTAAAAGCATGTTTATAACCTTGTAAAAGGTGTTTTTGGCACTAAAATAAAGCGTCTGTGCCCCTGCTCCGCTTTTAGTACGTTTTTCTATAAATTTCATATATTTTTTAAGGTTGTAGGCTATGGCAGAAAGTTGCATGCATTTATTGGCCTGCTCAATTCCAATGGTATTCACTTTTCTTAGGCCCATAAATTGTGTGAGCGTACCAAATACAGGTTCTACGGTGCTCTGCCTTTTTCCTTTCATATAACGCCCTTGGTTGCTTTCTACCCGGGCTATGTTACGCTCATATTCCGAGCGGTAATAGGTAACGGTAAACTTCTTTTCCTGTGCCGTTTTCCCTAGGCATGCAGTGCGTACTGGACAGTCCAAACACAACGGTTTTGAGCCGCGGTATTCCTTCTTCTTGGTGTTGTTCTTTTTTTCTATAAACACTTTTTTAAAGGGGATGATTTTGCCTTGAGAACATGTATAATAATCTTCCTTTTCGTGATAGGTAAATCCTTCTGGACCGCCCTTATAAGTGCCGTGAGCGGGTATAAAACTTTTTAGGCCTATTGCCTCTAGAAAGGCATAATTCTCGCCGCTGCTATAGCCCGTGTCGGCCACACAATTTTCCCAAACCAGTGCCGCTTTCCAAAGCCGTTGTTTTACCCGCTTAACGATATCTGGTAAATGCTGACTGTCTTTGCCATCGGCATGGTACGCTCTTATATCACTTATCACATGGTTTGCCGTATCTACTGTAAGTTGACTAAGGTAATTGAGTTTTCTTGCCTTTCCCGGTTTTACACTGATGCGCGCATCCGGATCGGTGGGACTGTAATGGGTCTTGTTACTGGTATAGCGACTGCCTTTAGCACCAGCTCCTGGACGTGCATCTTGATCCTTTGCCCATTTGGCATTACGCCTTTTTATGGCCTGTAATTCTTTCGTAGAAGCCGATAAGGTTTGTTGGTCTTTATCGGCCTTGTTTGCTTTAGATTGCCTTAAGGGCTTCTGTTTATCTCGATGGCTGATGTTACGAATTTCCCGAAGATGCCCTTCTAAATCCTCTTCTGGCACTTTCAGTTCTAAAGTATCCATAGAAGCATTGGCCTTTACAGGGGCGGAATCTATGGTCTGGGTATGGCCGGCAACCATACCTGCCGAGACACATAGCCCAAATATTTTTGTGAAAACAGATTCAAATACCGCTTCTGGAAATAGTTGGCGTGTACGGCTTATAGTAGAATGCCACGGTAATTCTTCGTCGATATCATAGCCTAAAAAATACAAGATATCCAAGCGCATGCTACAATGTGATATAAGCTTACGGTCGCTTGTTATATTTTCTAAATAACCAACCAAACATAGCTTAAAGAATACAACAGGGTCGATGCTTTTTTGTCCGCTTGATCCATAGAATTTCTGAGTCCTTTTGTAAAGGAAATTAAGGTCGATAGCTCCACGAAGACGTCGGTAGAAATTCTCTTCTGGTACGCGGTCGCTTAGCCTAAATTGATTGAATAGCTTTTCTTGAAATATTTTTGTGCCTTGCATTATTAAATATACGAAATTTCTGTATATTTAGCAAGTCTTGTGCAACAGGCACAATGTATAAAAATAATTGCTCAATTCTGGGCTTAAATAAAGGTCGTTGCGAGTTTACTACGTCTGATTTTCCTGCGGAAAATCCTCGCACGTAACCGCGCAACTATTCTTATACGAACCGTTGGCACACATTTGAAAAAACATTATGGGAAGAATCAAAGCTAAAACACATCTTGAGAAATTGGGATTTTCTGAAAAGGATAAGAAAGACTCTAAACACGATATTATTCAAACGTGGGCATACGAAAATATCGAAAAAGTTATTTCTGAAACAACAATGAGTAAAAACCCTCATCCATTTAAGATTATTACTAATAAATGGGAACATCAAATGATGTACGTAAATGGGAATTACAAAATGATTGTTGGTTATATCGATATTTTGGTTCGTATTCAAGGTAAATTTTATTTTAATGATAGCGATAAATATGAAGATTACACAAAAAACGTATTTATCGAAGTTAAAACCCAAATCCCAAGTTTAGGCGAATTAATAAGACAAATGAGAGCTTATCAAGCTTACGATGATAGGTTCACAGATTATATTGTTATTTCACCAGATGATAGACATAAAAAAATTCTAAACGAACAAGGTTTTTGGTTTTATAAATATAAAGACCCTAATCTATTGTTTTAAGACCTTTTGAGTTTCTAATAGATGTAAAAGTATTGTAAGTGTCAGGTGCTGACTGACCAACAATACGCTTGAATTCTAAAAGAGACATTGACGGATTTAATAATAAAAATCTGTTCATAGCAGAAATCATCCACATTAAAGACTGTGGACTTTCAGCTTCAGTTTGTTTAATTAATTGTTCTGCTATAAATGCAGTTGGATTTTTTGACATAATATTTGAATTTTAAATTAATAATCTGATTAAAAAAACGTGTGCCAACACCGGTAACCGTTGCACAAGCCCATAATGTATCCTAAAATTATAATTAGAAACCGTCTTTTAAAGGCGGTTTCTGTTTTTATACACTTAAAAACTCTGGTGTTTTAAAAGGCTTTAAAAGCATGTTTATAACCTTGTAAAAGGTGTTTTTGGCACTAAAATAAAGCGTCTGTGCCCCTGCTCCGCTTTTAGTACGTTTTTCTATAAATTTCATATATTTTTTAAGGTTGTAGGCTATGGCAGAAAGTTGCATGCATTTATTGGCCTGCTCAATTCCAATGGTATTCACTTTTCTTAGGCCCATAAATTGTGTGAGCGTACCAAATACAGGTTCTACGGTGCTCTGCCTTTTTCCTTTCATATAACGCCCTTGGTTGCTTTCTACCCGGGCTATGTTACGCTCATATTCCGAGCGGTAATAGGTAACGGTAAACTTCTTTTCCTGTGCCGTTTTCCCTAGGCATGCAGTGCGTACTGGACAGTCCAAACACAACGGTTTTGAGCCGCGGTATTCCTTCTTCTTGGTGTTGTTCTTTTTTTCTATAAACACTTTTTTAAAGGGGATGATTTTGCCTTGAGAACATGTATAATAATCTTCCTTTTCGTGATAGGTAAATCCTTCTGGACCGCCCTTATAAGTGCCGTGAGCGGGTATAAAACTTTTTAGGCCTATTGCCTCTAGAAAGGCATAATTCTCGCCGCTGCTATAGCCCGTGTCGGCCACACAATTTTCCCAAACCAGTGCCGCTTTCCAAAGCCGTTGTTTTACCCGCTTAACGATATCTGGTAAATGCTGACTGTCTTTGCCATCGGCATGGTACGCTCTTATATCACTTATCACATGGTTTGCCGTATCTACTGTAAGTTGACTAAGGTAATTGAGTTTTCTTGCCTTTCCCGGTTTTACACTGATGCGCGCATCCGGATCGGTGGGACTGTAATGGGTCTTGTTACTGGTATAGCGACTGCCTTTAGCACCAGCTCCTGGACGTGCATCTTGATCCTTTGCCCATTTGGCATTACGCCTTTTTATGGCCTGTAATTCTTTCGTAGAAGCCGATAAGGTTTGTTGGTCTTTATCGGCCTTGTTTGCTTTAGATTGCCTTAAGGGCTTCTGTTTATCTCGATGGCTGATGTTACGAATTTCCCGAAGATGCCCTTCTAAATCCTCTTCTGGCACTTTCAGTTCTAAAGTATCCATAGAAGCATTGGCCTTTACAGGGGCGGAATCTATGGTCTGGGTATGGCCGGCAACCATACCTGCCGAGACACATAGCCCAAATATTTTTGTGAAAACAGATTCAAATACCGCTTCTGGAAATAGTTGGCGTGTACGGCTTATAGTAGAATGCCACGGTAATTCTTCGTCGATATCATAGCCTAAAAAATACAAGATATCCAAGCGCATGCTACAATGTGATATAAGCTTACGGTCGCTTGTTATATTTTCTAAATAACCAACCAAACATAGCTTAAAGAATACAACAGGGTCGATGCTTTTTTGTCCGCTTGATCCATAGAATTTCTGAGTCCTTTTGTAAAGGAAATTAAGGTCGATAGCTCCACGAAGACGTCGGTAGAAATTCTCTTCTGGTACGCGGTCGCTTAGCCTAAATTGATTGAATAGCTTTTCTTGAAATATTTTTGTGCCTTGCATTATTAAATATACGAAATTTCTGTATATTTAGCAAGTCTTGTGCAACAGGCACAATGTGTATAGTGCATAAGGGTTTCAGAGGTTTTCGAGCGCTATCTCCCGCATCAATTTTGGGTGGTATCTTGATAGGTTTGAAGCCCGCAATCCCTTACGCACCATACACTAACCGTTACCTGCAAGCTGAAAAAAGCCAACCGTACGTTCAAGCACATTTCATTTTGTTCGTACCTCACAAAATAAAAAGAGCTTTCACTTCCCCACCGCCACCCAAAAAATAAATGACAAACTCGATTGAAATCCAAAACGAATTCTTATATTTGACAAATATTGTCAAGTCAATTATAGGCGAATGAAAAATATAGGACAAACATTAAGAGAATTACGAGAGTCAAAAGGTTTGTTATTACGTGAAGTTGGTGCAGCATTATCAATCGACCCTACTCTATTGAGTAAAATAGAACGTAATGATAGAATGCCTACAAAAGAACAAGTAAGTGCTCTTTCTGAATTCTATCAAGATAAAAAGAATGAAGTCTTAATTGCTTGGTTAAGTGACAAGCTTGTTTACGAAATCCAAGACGAAGATTTGGCATTAGCAGCTATGAAAGTTGCTGAACAAAAAATTGAATACTTAAAAACTCATAAAGCTCAATGAATATAACTAAAGAAACAGCCAACAATAAAGAACAACTTCTAAAATACTTTAGAGATAGGTCAAGTGAGTTTTTGGCTGAAGTTAATGGCGAATACGGTAATACTGAATACAAAAAGAAAGCAAAAAAATTAAACACGCTTCTCGTAAAAGCACGAACTACAATTATTGAAATAATTGAGCAGAAAGGAAAAAAAGAAAATTGGTCGAATAAAGAAATACTTGAATGTGTCTTAATGGTTACTTACTGTAACTATGTTGTAATGCTTGAAGTACGCCATTCAGTTTGGCCTTATGAATATATGGCCTTCTCACGAAGAATAGGAGAATTATGGGAACCATTTTGCAAATTAGCTTTTGAGTATCCAATAAATGATTTAGAGCTTTTTGTTCCACCTTTATTTGCTGACGTAAAAAAGCAATTAGCGGATGAAATCGAAGACTACATTAATGGACTTAACCTTTCTGATGAAGAAAAAGAACAACTAATCAAATACTATAACAAAGTATGGAGTTTGGTAATGTCTGGAGAAATTCAACTTGAACTTGACTTACATTTCATATTTGAAGGGAAAAAATATGTTGTTGATTTTAAAAGTGGATTTGGCTCAAATGAAAAAGGAAATACGAATAGACTATTATTAGTTGCAAGTATTTACCAAAACCTCGAAGACAACTACGAACCACTAATTTTTGTAAGAGCAGCCGAAAACAACAATTACTTTAACACATTGAAAAACTCTGGAATTTGGAGTGCTTTTTCAGGTTCAGAAACCTATGACGAACTTTATAAATATTCTGGATTTGACATTCGCTCTTGGATAAACCAAAATGTGAATTGGGCAGAAGATTTAGATGATGACTTTGTAGAGCATTTAGAATCCAACGATTTAACTCAATATTTAACTTGGTAATATGATAAGCGAACAAAGAATATTTCAAGCATACTATACAAAATCAGAGCCAATAGTAACTTATATGGTTGATTTGTTAAACCTTAATGGTACAGAAACAATTTTTGAACCTTGTGCTGGAGATGGAGTTTTTTTAGACCCCATTTTGAGTAAATATGAATCAGTAAAAGTTGATGCTTTTGAACTTAATCTTTCTGCTTACAATAAATTAAAAAACAAATATTCTGATTTAGAAAATGTTTCAATAAAACAAACCGACACATTAACCGATTTGGATTTGGAATTTTTATGCTCAATGGGAGGGAAATATGA contains:
- a CDS encoding IS1182 family transposase, whose translation is MQGTKIFQEKLFNQFRLSDRVPEENFYRRLRGAIDLNFLYKRTQKFYGSSGQKSIDPVVFFKLCLVGYLENITSDRKLISHCSMRLDILYFLGYDIDEELPWHSTISRTRQLFPEAVFESVFTKIFGLCVSAGMVAGHTQTIDSAPVKANASMDTLELKVPEEDLEGHLREIRNISHRDKQKPLRQSKANKADKDQQTLSASTKELQAIKRRNAKWAKDQDARPGAGAKGSRYTSNKTHYSPTDPDARISVKPGKARKLNYLSQLTVDTANHVISDIRAYHADGKDSQHLPDIVKRVKQRLWKAALVWENCVADTGYSSGENYAFLEAIGLKSFIPAHGTYKGGPEGFTYHEKEDYYTCSQGKIIPFKKVFIEKKNNTKKKEYRGSKPLCLDCPVRTACLGKTAQEKKFTVTYYRSEYERNIARVESNQGRYMKGKRQSTVEPVFGTLTQFMGLRKVNTIGIEQANKCMQLSAIAYNLKKYMKFIEKRTKSGAGAQTLYFSAKNTFYKVINMLLKPFKTPEFLSV
- a CDS encoding helix-turn-helix domain-containing protein — its product is MKNIGQTLRELRESKGLLLREVGAALSIDPTLLSKIERNDRMPTKEQVSALSEFYQDKKNEVLIAWLSDKLVYEIQDEDLALAAMKVAEQKIEYLKTHKAQ